TCGCCGCCGCACACCCCGACCGGGTGATGCTGTACCAGTACGGCAACCCTGCGAACGCGGCCGCGCATTACGGTGGCACGGGACCGGAGATCCTTGCCGATCTGCCCGAGATCACCCACTTCGTCGCCGGTCTCGGCACCACCGGCACGCTGATGGGGGTCGGTCGCTACCTGCGCGAACAGGTGCCGGGGGTGGAGATCGTCGCCGCCGAACCACGCTACGGCGAGCTGGTCTACGGGCTGCGCAACCTGGACGAGGGGTTCGTACCGGAGCTCTACGACGACTCGGTGCTGACCACCCGGATCTCGGTCGGCCCGTACGACGCGGTGCGCCGCACCCGGGAATTGGTCGAGCAGGAGGGTGTCTTCGCCGGCATCTCCACCGGCGCGATCCTGCACGCCGCGTTGGGCGTGGCAGCCCGGGCCCAGCGTGCGGGCCGGCGCGCGGACATCGCCTTCGTGGTCGCCGACGGCGGTTGGAAGTATCTGTCGACCGGCGCGTACGCGGGTACCCTCGAAGAAGCCGAGGAACGGCTGGACGGCCAGCTGTGGGCATGAGACGGGCGGTGGCTCGAATGATCGGTGGCCGGCGATGACCGGGGCATTACGTCCCCGTGGGCCCGCCGATCCGGTCACGCCCCGCCGGAGCGGCTGGACCTGGCGCCCGGCTGCCCTGGTCGCGCTCGGTTTCGTCGCGCTGCTCTGGCTGGTCGAGATCGCCGATGTCGCATCCGGGGAACAGCTGGAGACCAACGGGGTACACCCGCGCTCGACCGACGGACTGGAAGGCATCCTGTTCGCTCCGTTGCTGCACGACGATTGGGCCCACCTGATCGCCAACACGGTCCCGGCGCTGCTGCTCGGCTTCCTGACCTTCGCGCACGGGGTCGGCCGCGGTTTTGCCGCCACCGGCTTGATCTGGCTGCTCGGCGGGCTGGGCACGTGGCTGACCGGCGGCAGCTACAGCAATCACATCGGCGCTTCGGTGCTCGTCTTCGGCTGGCTGACCTATGTGATGGCGCGCGGGCTCTTCAACCGCAACGCCGGACAGTTGCTGATCGGGGTGGTCGTGGGCGTCTGCTACGGCGCCATGCTCTGGGGCGTGCTGCCCAGCCGGCCGGACGTGTCGTGGCAGGGACATCTGTTCGGTGCGCTCGGCGGGTTGCTGGCTGCTTGGCTGTTCTCCAGTCGTGGGACGGTGGCGCGCCCGGGCTGAGCCCCGTGGCAGCATGAGCGCATGCGCCTCACCGTGCTCGGCTGTTCGGGTAGCGTGCCCGGCCCGGATTCGCCGGCGTCCGGCTACCTGCTCGACCTTCCCGGAAATGCGCCCCTGGTGCTGGACATGGGCCCCGGCACGCTCGGCGCATTACAGCGCTATGCCGACCCGGGCGAGGTGTCGGTGTTGCTGAGCCACCTGCACGCGGATCACTGCCTCGACCTGCCCGGGCTGTTGGTGTGGCGCCGTTACCATCCGGGTCGCCCGTCGGGGCGGGCTGTCGTGTATGGGCCGTCGGGCACCACGAGGCGGATCGGCCAGGCGTCGGCCGAGGTCGGCGGCGAGGTCGACGACTGGTCGGACGTGGTCGACGCCCGAACGTGGCAGGACGGCGTCGCGGTGCGGTTCGGCGCACACACGGTCACCCCGCTGCGGGTGCACCACCCGCCCGAGTCCTACGGGCTGCGGATCACCGCGGATACCGGCCGGGTCCTGGCCTATACCGGCGACACCGGCATCGGTCCGGCCGTGCACGACCTGGCTCGGGGCGCGGACGTGCTGCTGGCCGAGGCATCGTGGACGCACGACCCGGCGAACCGGCCGACCGGCGTGCACCTGTCGGGCACCGAAGCCGGACAGATCGCGGCGGCAGCCGGAGTAGGCACGCTGCTTCTCACCCATATCCCGCCGTGGACGGCCCGGGCGGACGTGCTCGCCGAGGCGCGGGCAGCGTTCGACGGTCCGGTTCGGGCGGTCGAGCCGGGGGACATGATCGAGGTGTGATCGCTGGCGTTAGAGTCGAGTCGTGTCGAAACGAGCCGATGGCAGAGCGGACGACGAGCTCCGTGACGTCCAGCTGACCCGGGGATTCACGTCGCATCCGGCGGGTTCGGTGCTGGTCGAGTTCGGCGGTACCCGAGTGCTGTGCACCGCGAGTGTGACCCCCGGAGTGCCCGGGTGGCGCCGCGAGTCCGGCCTCGGGTGGCTGACCGCCGAGTACGCCATGTTGCCGGCGGCGACGCATACCCGCAGCGGCCGGGAGTCGGTCAAGGGCAAGGTCGGCGGGCGTACCCAGGAGATCAGTCGACTGGTCGGTCGGTCGTTGCGGGCCTGTATCGATCTGGCCGCGATCGGGGACAACACCATTGCGATCGACTGCGACGTCCTGCAGGCCGACGGCGGCACCCGGACGGCGTCGATCACCGGCGCCTACGTCGCGCTGGTCGACGCCGTCAGCTATCTGCGGGCCGCCGGCAAGCTGGCCGACCCGCAGCCGATCTCCTGCGCGATCGCGGCGGTCAGCGTCGGCGTGGTCGACGGTCGGGTGCGGCTCGATCTGCCCTACGAGGAGGACTCGCGCGCCGAGGTCGACCTGAACGTCGTCGCGACCGACACCGGCACCTTGGTCGAGGTGCAGGGCACCGGGGAAGGTGCGACGTTCCCCCGGTCCACCCTGGACGCGCTGCTCGACTCGGCGCTTGCGGGCTGCGAGCGGCTGTTCGAGGTGCAGAAGGCGGCGTTGGCGCAGCCCTATCCGGGTACGTTGCCCGAGCCGGCCGAACCGGCCAAGAAGAAGTTCGGTGGCTGACCGGCGGCTGCTGCTGGCCAGCCGGAATTCCAAGAAGCTGGTGGAACTGACCCGGGTGCTGGCAGCGGCCGGGATCGACGGAATCGAGATCGTCGGGCTCGACGATGTGCCCGCGTATCCGGAGGCGCCGGAGACCGGTGCCACCTTCGAGGCGAACGCGATCGGCAAAGCGCGTGACGGTGCGGCCGCGACCGGGTTGCCTTGCGTCGCTGACGATTCCGGGCTGGAGGTGGATGCATTGAACGGGATGCCGGGGGTGTTGTCCGCGCGCTGGTCGGGTCGGCACGGCGACGATGTGGGCAATACGGCATTGCTGCTCGCCCAGTTGGCCGACGTGCCGGACGCGCGTCGCGGCGCTCGTTTCGTGAGCACCTGCGCACTGGTCGATCCGGCCGCCGACGGCACACCGGTGGTGGTCCGCGGTGAGTGGCCCGGCCG
Above is a genomic segment from Skermania piniformis containing:
- a CDS encoding PLP-dependent cysteine synthase family protein, producing MARYDSLIDSLGNTPLVGLQRLSPRWTDDGTDEPHVRLWAKLEDRNPTGSIKDRPALAMIEQAEADGRLRPGVTIMEPTSGNTGISLAMAAKLKGYRLICVMPENTSAERRQLLTMYGAEIIDSPAAGGSNQAVALAKQIAAAHPDRVMLYQYGNPANAAAHYGGTGPEILADLPEITHFVAGLGTTGTLMGVGRYLREQVPGVEIVAAEPRYGELVYGLRNLDEGFVPELYDDSVLTTRISVGPYDAVRRTRELVEQEGVFAGISTGAILHAALGVAARAQRAGRRADIAFVVADGGWKYLSTGAYAGTLEEAEERLDGQLWA
- a CDS encoding rhomboid family intramembrane serine protease, with product MTGALRPRGPADPVTPRRSGWTWRPAALVALGFVALLWLVEIADVASGEQLETNGVHPRSTDGLEGILFAPLLHDDWAHLIANTVPALLLGFLTFAHGVGRGFAATGLIWLLGGLGTWLTGGSYSNHIGASVLVFGWLTYVMARGLFNRNAGQLLIGVVVGVCYGAMLWGVLPSRPDVSWQGHLFGALGGLLAAWLFSSRGTVARPG
- a CDS encoding cyclic nucleotide-degrading phosphodiesterase yields the protein MRLTVLGCSGSVPGPDSPASGYLLDLPGNAPLVLDMGPGTLGALQRYADPGEVSVLLSHLHADHCLDLPGLLVWRRYHPGRPSGRAVVYGPSGTTRRIGQASAEVGGEVDDWSDVVDARTWQDGVAVRFGAHTVTPLRVHHPPESYGLRITADTGRVLAYTGDTGIGPAVHDLARGADVLLAEASWTHDPANRPTGVHLSGTEAGQIAAAAGVGTLLLTHIPPWTARADVLAEARAAFDGPVRAVEPGDMIEV
- the rph gene encoding ribonuclease PH; protein product: MSKRADGRADDELRDVQLTRGFTSHPAGSVLVEFGGTRVLCTASVTPGVPGWRRESGLGWLTAEYAMLPAATHTRSGRESVKGKVGGRTQEISRLVGRSLRACIDLAAIGDNTIAIDCDVLQADGGTRTASITGAYVALVDAVSYLRAAGKLADPQPISCAIAAVSVGVVDGRVRLDLPYEEDSRAEVDLNVVATDTGTLVEVQGTGEGATFPRSTLDALLDSALAGCERLFEVQKAALAQPYPGTLPEPAEPAKKKFGG
- the rdgB gene encoding RdgB/HAM1 family non-canonical purine NTP pyrophosphatase; translated protein: MADRRLLLASRNSKKLVELTRVLAAAGIDGIEIVGLDDVPAYPEAPETGATFEANAIGKARDGAAATGLPCVADDSGLEVDALNGMPGVLSARWSGRHGDDVGNTALLLAQLADVPDARRGARFVSTCALVDPAADGTPVVVRGEWPGRILRAPRGEGGFGYDPVFVPTGADRTAAELAPAEKDAASHRGRALRYLIPTLAALGRPAER